The following coding sequences are from one Nicotiana tabacum cultivar K326 chromosome 1, ASM71507v2, whole genome shotgun sequence window:
- the LOC107762619 gene encoding LOW QUALITY PROTEIN: GATA transcription factor 26 (The sequence of the model RefSeq protein was modified relative to this genomic sequence to represent the inferred CDS: deleted 1 base in 1 codon): MGKQGPCYHCGVTSTPLWRNGPPEKPILCNACGSRWRTKGTLANYTPLHARAEPDDFEDYRVSRFKNSPVKNKEVKVLKRKKNHDNPEIGILSDYNQGFHRKALDEDTSNRSSSGSAVSNSESCAQFGSAEASDLTGPTQSNIWEGMVPSKKRTCVGRPKQSSVEKLTKDLYTILHEQQCSYWSGSSEEDLLLESDKPMVSVEIGHGSVLIRHPSSLGREEESEASSLSVDNKHHSSNEAYSQLTTPPVHINKGVNSSNLVTERAKKLTGQDQIKRSKDQLEKLQILGHHNSPLCHIDLKDVLNYEEFITHLSSDEQQQLLKYLPPVDSFSPPESLRSMFESSHFEENLSSFQKLLAEGVLDNSLSGVTVEDCRTLKRFTLCYLMKSKWVEQFNLLKDMKCKKGSSSSEVAGGPSVIGTGHSGNMKRPRIGQHPKYSGVNTTMKSPKRVMLKSSYEQKEIIENDSSCFSPRSLFALPSENSFRFANESSDQDLLLDVPSNSSFPQAELLLPTANFAAQASTSSSSVYPQLLRP; encoded by the exons GCACCCCTCTTTGGCGTAATGGACCACCAGAAAAGCCAATTCTTTGCAATGCATGTGGATCTCGGTGGAGAACAAAGGGGACACTTGCAAATTATACTCCTCTGCATGCAAGGGCTGAACCAGATGACTTTGAAGATTACAGGGTCTCAAGGTTCAAAAACTCGCCTGTGAAGAACAAGGAGGTGAAGGTGCTGAAACGAAAGAAAAATCATGATAATCCTGAAATTGGAATTCTTTCTGATTATAATCAGGGCTTCCACCGTAAGGCTTTAGATGAGGATACAAGCAACAGGTCAAGTTCTGGCTCTGCTGTGTCAAACTCTGAAAGCTGTGCACAATTTGGTAGTGCTGAAGCAAGTGATTTGACAG GTCCTACCCAATCAAATATATGGGAAGGGATGGTGCCTTCAAAGAAGAGG ACCTGTGTGGGTCGTCCAAAGCAATCTTCAGTTGAAAAGCTTACCAAAGACCTGTATACCATCTTACATGAACAACAGTGTTCATACTGGTCTGGATCTTCTGAAGAGGATTTGCTTCTTGAAAGTGACAAGCCTATGGTCTCTGTTGAGATAGGACATGGAAGTGTGCTAATTCGACATCCAAGTTCTCTAGGTCGAGAAGAAGAATCAGAAGCCAGCTCTCTATCGGTTGACAACAAACACCACTCTTCGAATGAGGCTTATTCACAATTGACTACTCCACCTGTACATATAAATAAGGGTGTCAATTCATCAAACCTGGTAACTGAGAGAGCTAAGAAGCTTACTGGTCAAGACCAGATTAAAAG GAGCAAGGATCAGCTTGAAAAACTGCAGATTCTTGGACATCATAATTCGCCACTATGCCACATAGACCTTAAG GATGTACTTAATTATGAAGAATTCATAACGCATCTGTCAAGTGATGAACAACAGCAACTACTAAAGTACTTACCTCCTGTTGATTCATTTTCACCTCCCGAGAG TCTCAGGAGCATGTTTGAGAGTTCTCACTTTGAGGAGAATTTGTCTTCCTTCCAGAAACTTCTTGCAGAAGGCGTCTTGGATAACTCGTTATCCGGGGTAACAGTAGAAGATTGTAGAACCTTGAAGAGGTTTACTTTGTGCTATTTAATGAAGTCAAAGTGGGTGGAACAATTTAATCTTCTTAAG gacatgaaatgtaaaaaAGGTAGCAGTAGTTCTGAAGTTGCAGGAGGTCCCAGTGTTATTGGCACAGGTCATTCAGGGAACATGAAGAGACCACGCATTGGGCAACATCCAAAATATTCAG GGGTAAACACAACAATGAAGAGCCCCAAGAGGGTGATGCTGAAAAGCAGTTATGAACAGAAGGAAATAATAGAGAATGATAGCTCTTGCTTCAGTCCAAGAAGCCTATTTGCATTGCCTTCAGAGAATTCCTTCCGTTTTGCAAATGAAAGTTCTGATCAGGACTTGCTGCTGGATGTGCCATCTAACAGCTCCTTCCCTCAGGCAGAACTCCTCCTACCAACAGCAAATTTTGCAGCTCAAGCAAGCACTAGTAGTAGCTCCGTATACCCACAACTCCTCCGGCCATAG